ATGCTTATGCTTGGTAGTAAATTTTTTGGGGGCGAATGACATGGATTGTGTGATGTGAACACGTGGAATTCGCCTCAACTGCATCTTCTCTGCGAGTTAAAAAAACTCAACTGGAACGGAAAATTCATGTGAAGCGAACAACATCCCACAAGTGATGTGGAGAGAATAACATGATGCTTCactgtttggtgtgaacccagctttAGATATTTAAATCCAGGTTATTGAAGACCAAAATATGTAATAATGATTGTGAAATATCCAAGCTGATTAATCACTCCACAAAAACTCCAGTGCCAGTTTAACAGACTAAAATCTGCTTTTTAAATCAAGTCCTATTTATAGtgagtggcggttctagtttaaatggcaccctgggcgaaccaccctatacggatgcccttccagccgcaacccagtactggccaATACACAGccagatattattattaatatacaattattattctaaataaataacagaaatcaatcctaaatgtaactagaAAACAATgtacacaactggagtgatatgcaaagatctcttataataaaaaatattttacatgaatattaatgacaattctatagaatacaaaaaaaattcataCGTTTTatggaattatctgttgtctttgacctgactcatggccgagaaagcccttattgcccatgcctaaatccgccactgcttATAGTTGAAAATTGTGGCtaataaaatgaatcaattttTGACAAATAAATATTAGCCAACAGCAGCATATTTACATGTGATGCTTCTTGCATATGATGACTCCAACAAGTATGCATGTGAAGATGAACACAAGTGAGGGCGTTACGATGTAAAGACCAATAGTCTTCAGTCTAACGATTATCTTGACTGTTTTATGGAAAAGAAAAGGATGAGTCATTATTATTAGAACAAATTAAAGATATAATCAGACATCACAAAGGCACTGCACTAATGCATTTAACATGAGAATATCACACATGTTATGCTAATTACTTACATGACACGTGTAAAACAACAATTTCTGTGATGTTTCCTCCAGAAAATTCTGCAGAGCAGATCAGTTTCTTCCCATGGTCTGCTTTTGAACCCAGAACAGTTATGGTGGAATAGGCGACTAGATCAAAACCAGAAAGTGTTTTTGTCCCCTCTGAGACTTGCATGTTCTCATAGTTCCATGTGATGGTTGGATTCTCCTTCTGACAGGAATGGTGGACAGTACAAGTGAAGTTCTGTTCAACGTCCTCAGAGACATCTGCTATTGCAGGCTCAATCGTGATGTTTTGATGAACACCTGAAATTTGACATTTTGGGTTTGTGTAGAGTCTTAGTTAAGATATTTTTATAATGCAATTCTGCAATGCATTTTACTCACATAATGCACTTTTGTCTTTTGCAGCTGATGTGTTTATGCCACCATGATGTGTTACTGAACACTCAAAAGTTGTGTTTTCTGCTTTTACAACACCTGTGCGTGTCAGAGTGTTTCTGCACTGACCGTCTTCACTACACTCTTCATTTATTCGGTCAGATCCTTCAATACCATTCAGAGTGATGTTTGGTTTGCTGTATGGACATGTGTGTGAAGCTGAACATGTTACTGTAATCTTGTCCCCCATCTTCTCTCCTCCAGAAATACTGATGCTGGGCAAATGTGGACgtgctaaaaacagaaaaaaattacacaattaGGCAGCACATTCTCACAACAACGTGAGGAGCCATGGATAGAAAAACATCTACATACTGTCAACAAGGACTGTAGAAGTGACTTCGTGAAATTTGTTTGAGTTAATTCCTGTGTATAATTTCTCTCCATGATGGGACTGTTCCAGGTTTTTGATCAGCAGACTACAATCACCACTTGAGTTTCCATATAAATCAGTTTTTCCTCTGAACTTCTCAATGACTTTATTTTCTTCCAAAGGATCATAAACTAAAGGATAACCTGTATAGACCCACTGATACCACACAACTCTTGGGTTTTTGGGTGGGTTTGATCTGAAGTTGAAAGAACATGGAATCACCAGACAGGAACCTTTGAGACCATGAATTTTTCCTGGCATTCTCACTTGCACTCCTAAAGCACCAAACAGCAGAACACCTGAGGGACAAAAGTTTGAGTCAATAATCAATGTGTGTTCATTGAGCTGgtaattttagtaaaaaaaaactttatagctCTCTAGATGTCAATATATTGTCTGCTGCTGTAAACAAATGGTGTAAAATGTATGTCCGTTTAATTTTTACATTGCGTAAACAGTTGAATAACATGTAAGATTGAATCATATTTTTGTATCATTCTACTAGTATGGACTATACAATTTCATTCATAAATAACACAAATTCTTTAGCAATATCAAATCTTCACACAAAAGTCGTTTTGACAATGACAAAatatttaatcagaatgtgtgaatTATAAATGACTGCAAGCTTTAATTAAGTAGCATTTTGGTgtaaatcagtggttcccaaagttgGGGTTGcttgatttccaaaagtcaaataaattttattaaacttttagaatgaccatatattatccataacccacagaagataaaaaatagtagttaatcttaacaaaaaacaacaacaacatgcaaatgaatagCCATCAGCCtttgaattattaattttttcatagggttggtgtgtttacgttagattaacaacacagcaatagcgtcagctgcagcagactGATGTTTATAGCACCAGGtcaaactttctgacacctttatggcaatcaaatgcattaaaaataaatacaggccacaactgaaaaTTGAAGATAATCTCTgagtggtggtctccaaaattaaaccaagactagacttgtgctgaaaacgttgtgcccaccagtctctttgggtgagtttaatattaaacaaattattaaatgccTATAAAAGTTATATTGTTGTtagaatgttacatttttttgtgttgtcaatatgctcgtgtttatcCCTGGTGTAAATAACAGGTACACTGACAGcatcctttcttttttttttttttgtttagtagaATTATGAAACATTCTTGAACCTTTgcacatattttacataataatgcTTCAGGCTAATGCTTCTGCACAATGGCTTGACATATTTTTTAAGAATGTAGAATAAATAGGACATACAGAACTTTAAATAACTTCATATAATGTGTAAAATTTCCCGTGCGCGGATGATTTTGTGTGACAcaatttatgtacatttatttaaaatatacataaaacagACCCATAGCCAGGGGGGTCCGGGTAGTTCGTAAGACGGATTCCTCACTGACAAAGaaccagaatttgtcccatacatgagctaatttgtcatattttgactgctatgccatcataaattgtgaaaataacccattgaaaaaagGCTTTAAGCCCAAGTTGAATCCTCTGTTGGGTGTCGATTTGGTTTGACTTTAGCTAATCATTTTTGTcacatgcaaacaattatttataatacctactgtattgttgttaaatttaGAAAAAATTTTACAAGTcgcttttattctaaatcttggagcTTATTCTTGAAATTAAAAACGACCAATAAATATGTGTGAAGAACCAAAAGTGGcccaaattaaaattaatttgaataccaATTTGgctgttatccatgaattttaaatcatacttttttttaaagaatctcTTTAAGGCTAtaataaagctctacattattattattattattattattatttatttatttttattcaaaaggGCCAAactctgactgaggaaagttgaatgtactggtcagtttgttatttgccaacaaatgacaatagactacagttttgtttgtttaaaacttTGACAgattcttattttatattttttctaatgaaatatgatgtaacaagttatatttaaaaaatatacataagtTTTTCTTTAGGGAATTTTTGATACATCAGAATGTGTGATTATTTTGACCAACTAAAAAATTAATCCAGCTAAAAAATGTGATCACAGCGTCACTAAAAAGCAgtgtttaaattaaatagaaaatgaggtgactaactgcaaaaaagaaaaaagaaccaccctgtTCCTTGGCCTGGCTATGGGTCtgtaaaatgcacattaaaagagCATGCTCAAAACATGCCTAAAAGAGAAAACACTGTACCTTGGAGAAGTAAATGAAGTAAAAGCACTGCTTTCATATTCCTGAGTTAAAAACACCAAAAACCAAAATTAACTGTGGTTAAAATTAATTTACTAACATTCTGTTCACTTAACACCAATCCGTTAATTACAATGCAGTTTTTCATAATAATGTCATTTTCTTTACATCAATCTTAGCATTTTAACATGTATCAAGTTTTATTCTTACCTCCTCAGTAGTTCTTAGCAGAGGAATGGACAAATAACTTGTTGGTCTGAAGTCAAAGGTGAAAGATGAAGCTCAGTACATTTATGGTGTAAAGCTCAAGCCCAGCAAAAAGATTAAGATCTTGCTCATGTCAAATGTCAGAGCTCATCATGTGAGTCCACTTGCGCTGACACTAAAGTCAGATATAGTATTTCCTGGCTAGAACACAGTTTCTGGCTACAGGGTCTGTTATAGGACCCTCCTAAAACACAAGTAGAATACTTCACAGCCTATTATTTTGGGAGCTTGTTATTGTGACTGAATGGGGTTATGTTTTAACTGCATTTTAAAGACAAGTATACACTCTTATTTGATGTACGCTCTGCGTTTTAgaagaaaactttttttaaaaaacttgcaaagcaacaaacataaaaaacattaataacgGTCGTCTTCAAAAAGGATTGTAGGAAAAAATAATTGCAACACTTAATAAATaggtattagttaatgtatttcatATCATGAAATGCTGAACAAtacatttaagtgaagtttcataaactaatttcgagaggagcacgtgatatgattgagcacgtctggccgctcatctgtaatcagtaataatccaatcagagtgatcctagtttactataaatgggtcattttctccctactgctctatcttcgtttggaagaatccccccttccaccccatctcctccttttcctcccttttctaaagggggagctctcgagacctacctgatctcggatctcctgatatgcttatcgaccgggcggtagccctgggctcaaatatctccgagctcagggttctctcccgggacagaacaacttatccagcatatgttttacgcagtagatggccttccagctgcaacccatcactgggaaacgaatcagacatttaaaaagtaaaaactaacACTTGACAAAAAGCAGTGCACAAGACATCGGTGAACAAATCAAAGCAAAGGCAAGAGTGGGTCGACTAGTGTTTTCAGCATTGTGTAATACAGTatatgggattgtttatgtttatactgtaataagtttattataaaatgtaaaaatgatattGCATTTGTTTCTATGATTTAAAGCAACCTTTTctagttatatttaaatatttgtgaataaattaggaaattacccatggcaaatttaatataatatggtGTGATATATTCATTTGGTATAcatccctcaatcaagtttggtttttagtCCTTTATAAGAAAAGGTTTTGGCATCCCTGCTATAGCTACTTGGCTACAGTATATTTCTTTTAAGTCTGATCGTAATGCTGCTCATTTAAACCTCTTTATGTCACACAACTAGGGGTCATAACATTCAACAATTATGCAGTAATTATACAGGCTACATGTATATGATGCCTGCAGCATGATGGAAATGGCTAAATGAATCATTATTagtgacaaaaacacaacaaaatataaCACACtgatatttaatgatttataattattataaaaacattacttttaagaaaacattttctgttgtgttgtacatacagttgaagtcagaattattagcccccctctgaatatttttttcttttttacatatttcccaaatgatgtttaacagagcaaagaaattttcacagtatgtctgataatatttttttcttctggagaaagtcttatttgttttatttcggctagaataaaagcagttttgaattttttaataaacattttgaggtcaaaattattagcccctttaagctatacattttttcgatagtcaacagaacaaaccatcattatacaataacttgcctaattaccctaacctgcctagttaacctaattaacctagttaagcctttaaatgtcactttaagctgtatagaagtgtcttgaaaaatatttagtcaaatataatttgctgtcatcatggcaaggataaaagaaatcagttattaggaacaAGTTATTACaactaatgtttagaaatgtgaaaaaacaattaattaatagattaataaatcTTAAAACTACAGTATTATGTAaaactgtgttgaaaaaaatatctctgttaaacagaaattggggaaaaataaacaggagtgctaataattcaggggggttaataattctgacttcaactgtatgttgtgtTTGCCTAGATATCctaatgtttttatataatgtTCACCAGCAGGAGGCGCCAGCATTTTGAGTatgcaatttaatttaaaactcaTATTTGCCAccgtggcggttcattctgctgtggcgacctctgaaatagagactaagccaaagggaaatgaatgaatgaatgactttgccACTGTAAAGGGATTCATGAACTTTAATCAAGCTGAGAAAATGTTACGTGttgtataataatatgtatatacatttgaGTTATAGTATACATTTAATGTAAAACTGTATGCAAATAAAttactgtaaagaaaaaaaactatgtaaaataataataataataatatgtataattattattatttttttagacaaaaataaactaTGAGAATAAATAcctataataacaacaattagcTCACAAATGTGATATATGAAACAGTATGTAGCAATACAATTACAACAATAGGATTCAGCTGTAGGATATTTAAGGGTGAAACACGATagtatttcattttttaacaagCACAATTCGTAATGATACATTCAATGATGTATAGTTTAGTATGTATTATCTAAAGCCTATAGACTGTAGAAGATTACTTGAAGCTTAAATTTGATATTTAGCATGCATAAAACAAGCTATTTTATCTGAGCTATTTTAAAGCATTAGTAATCAATTCAACAATGCTTCATTAAGCGCATTTTGATTGTTTCGATGTCTAGAATTTTTATCAGTTGTTTTCATAGATGTCGAGTTCTCCCATGTTGTTGTAATCATCCTCATAATCATTATTACCCTGAGAAAAATATTCAAGAAAAACAGAGTCAGGCAACATTCACAAATCAAAATTGATAGTACGGAGCCAGAGTATGTTTTCTGCTGTgcaatacattaataatataaataaaaacataataatactcACATGTCTGGATTTTGGCTGACTGAGGGGCAAAGGGAAATATTAAATTGTTGTGTTTATTGCATTTACACAACAAATATCTATAATTTTgtgataatttaaatgttttaaattgctATACTGTACCTTTTTGGTGACGGCATGTAAGGTTTGAAAGGTTTGTTTCCTGACACTGTACTTGCATCTTTTGACCTGAGAACAGTTGTGTGTTAGAAAAGCAAAATGATTCTGTAAATGTTTGTGACAGAGTTAAACCTCACTCCTTTGAACCCGAAAAGGTGCTCTAGCCACAGATACTAGAggacatggtctttagcctccttgttagagcaaccaactctcaTGCGGAGAGTCGCCTGTTCAATCCCAGGTTGGAGCGGGTTGGATGGTGTAGGACCAGCGGgtttacattggtgccgtgacccggatgggagtgaggtttaggggcgtgagtgtaacagaggtcaactagtgaagtgctgtgcagttaaacccatacctgccaacatttgtccctAGAAATCTGGAAGACTGGGGTGGTTAGgttcgggggtgaggtgtctgaatatcactgttgagaaccgggtactgtgtactgtggtgtagtaactgtactatggagcGCGTTTCAGGCGGCTGCTGCAATCGGatcctataccaaagttggcaacTTGGGGGTTTCACAGACTGTACCAAATTGTGAGGACCAGTGGGGTTGCAATTGAAACtacaggagttttctgggagaaataacaaaacgggaggagCGTTGGCAGGTATtgttaaacctcactcctctgcacccgaaaaggtgctctagcgacagatacTAGAggacatggtctttagcctccttgttagagcaaccaagtCCCATGTGGAGAGTTGCCAaatcgatcccagctcggagcaggtTAGGTGATGTAGAGCCGGCAGAGTTCatgtttacaattattatttaactaGTTTTCCCTTTTGTTTGATTCTTTCCTGTTTAATGTTTTCCATTGCTGAGAACTACAACAGCGTGAAAGCATTGATAtcaaattatttttcaataaGCATTGCTTCCTGTATATCATCCAATGAACACCTACAGAGCCAAGTACGGTAAATTATTAGATGTAATCAACTGGGTCCTCAGAATTTCTAATTGCTATTTTTTTGAGcacttttcaaaagcaaacatcaGTTTATAGCGAAAATGTAAAGTCCACCAATGTGTTATGTTCACTGTTTACTCTATAGTTGAGATGTTGATTCTCAGGTTTATTGAGTGCACTGTTGTTTACAGTATTatcttacttttatttttattttaaaatcatcttTAATTTGTGAATACTACAATATGATTGCCAAATTCTTCTCTTaggtatactgtaaatatatacatttaagtaTAATATTGTGACTTCATATTGGTCTACTGTATATTAGCTTAATAATGCATTATCCACGAGATAtcatcactcaaaaaaaaaaaaagccagagtCAAAAACAGTGAtatacatttagttatttagcagaAGCCTTTATCAAAAGTAACTCGCAGAGAGAGGCATTCAGCAATAAGAAAAGGCAACAAGAAGAGTCAATACACAAAAGAAGTGCTAACTATGCAAAATATGAAAAGATTTAAGTTCTAGATTTTGGCGTGGGGAGGGAGGGGGGATGGGCATAGAGAAACcgactcacctgtgtgaagcgcGCACTTTGTAAATGCATAGAGTATTTTTGGTGtaagaatgtgtctggtgcaagtgttggttaaagtTGAATGAGGAGATGAAGTTGAATTAAAGAAATGAAAGAGGGTGTTATGACAGATAATCATAGAAATATGGGTGTGACTGTATTCACTGATGATTGCAAGTACTCatatgagcctgtgttattagatTCAGTGGTAGTTATTTGGGAATAACACATCTTGGAATGTTACAACTGAGTAATcggaatcaagtattccagataGCCGTgtattaggctgcatttacactgtatggttcaagtgactcaattcagatttttttcttccttgtggcacagatcggatatgccccatgtacgtgtaagcagggaaaaaaaatcatatggattccgatttacttaAATTAGactcaggccttgttcatatgtggaaatgtatccgatatgaataggatctgtgccctcgtgtctgcagtgtaagcatgTAGATCGTATATTTTCAGATGTCAATGAAAGTCGCGcaacattaaaaaccatagcgaaggACATCAAGTCTGACGCTTTAATTTctgaacagacttcagcagagtcgcaaACCTTAAATGTAATGCAGGAGGACTAAAAAAAGCCTTTATATTGTCATCTatcacaagtatttaagcatgttaatgagagagagagagagagagagagagagagagagagagagagagagagagagagagagagagagagagagagagagagagagcaagagagtgCAATATCCGCCACGTaagccgtgtgctgtgtaaatacagacaatcagataagagtcacttttaaaagatgataaaTGTAAgctggtcatcaaaaaaatc
This genomic interval from Danio aesculapii chromosome 15, fDanAes4.1, whole genome shotgun sequence contains the following:
- the LOC130242058 gene encoding sialoadhesin-like, which encodes MKAVLLLHLLLQGVLLFGALGVQVRMPGKIHGLKGSCLVIPCSFNFRSNPPKNPRVVWYQWVYTGYPLVYDPLEENKVIEKFRGKTDLYGNSSGDCSLLIKNLEQSHHGEKLYTGINSNKFHEVTSTVLVDTRPHLPSISISGGEKMGDKITVTCSASHTCPYSKPNITLNGIEGSDRINEECSEDGQCRNTLTRTGVVKAENTTFECSVTHHGGINTSAAKDKSALCVHQNITIEPAIADVSEDVEQNFTCTVHHSCQKENPTITWNYENMQVSEGTKTLSGFDLVAYSTITVLGSKADHGKKLICSAEFSGGNITEIVVLHVSFKIIVRLKTIGLYIVTPSLVFIFTCILVGVIICKKHHM